A genomic window from Camelina sativa cultivar DH55 chromosome 2, Cs, whole genome shotgun sequence includes:
- the LOC109128874 gene encoding uncharacterized protein LOC109128874: MEDKMQTLLSTILIITLCATPLVKPGLAQLPTIPGFSPPGSPIDLAKCWSSLLNIQGCEIEILKSALTGKFENVGPTCCKAFTEIDAKCWPKMFPLNPFFPPLLKDGCSRINAAAPSSIVPGFSFPGSPVDITKCWSSLSSVEGCVAEIFKSVFTGKFGDVGHMCCKAFSAKKKRNLSDRRATTPAR, translated from the exons ATGGAAGATAAGATGCAAACTCTTCTCTCCACGATTCTAATTATAACTTTGTGTGCCACTCCTTTAGTAAAGCCGGGGCTGGCTCAACTCCCTACCATTCCTGGCTTTTCTCCTCCTGGCTCCCCAATAGATCTAGCAAAATGCTGGTCATCGCTCCTTAACATTCAAGGTTGCGAAatcgaaattttaaaatctgCTTTAACCGGTAAGTTTGAAAACGTTGGACCAACATGCTGCAAGGCGTTTACCGAAATCGATGCAAAGTGTTGGCCCAAAATGTTTCCATTGAATCCTTTCTTCCCTCCTCTTCTCAAGGATGGTTGCTCTCGCATCAACGCAGCTGCTCCCAG CTCTATTGTTCCTGGATTTTCTTTTCCTGGCTCTCCGGTTGATATCACAAAATGCTGGTCATCACTCTCTAGTGTTGAAGGTTGTGTAGCTGAGATATTCAAATCAGTATTCACAGGAAAGTTTGGTGACGTTGGACATATGTGTTGCAAAGCGTTTTCGGCCAAAAAAAAGAGGAACCTGTCAGACCGCCGTGCGACCACCCCGGCAAGGTAG
- the LOC104728992 gene encoding 26S proteasome non-ATPase regulatory subunit 3 homolog B-like translates to MKDNQTQTQSLVSATTTTSTLQHLKEIAALIDTKEVRRIARAVRLTVGLRRKLSGSVISSFLDFALVPGSEAHTRLSCFVPKGDDMEVDTASSSTSQAPPPPPPPTELEIYCYFILLLFLIDQKKYNEAKVCSSASIARLKNVNRRTVDVIASKLYFYYSLSYELTDDLAAIRSTLLALHHSATLRHDELGQETLLNLLLRNYLHYSLYDQAEKLRSKAPRFEAHSNQQFCRYLFYLGKIQTIQLEYTDAKESLLQAARKAPIASLGFRIQCNKWAIIVRLLLGEIPERSIFTQKGMEKPLRPYFELTSAVRIGDLELFGNVQEKFSKTFAKDRTHNLIVRLRHNVIRTALRNISVSYSSISLQDVAQKLRLDSVADAESIVAKAIRDGAIEATIDHKNGLMVSKETGDIYSTKEPQTAFNSRIAFCLNMHNEAVRALRYPPNTHKEKENEEKRREKKQQEEELAKYMAEEDDDF, encoded by the exons ATGAAAGATAATCAAACCCAAACTCAATCCCTAGTCTCTGCTACTACGACTACCTCTACGCTGCAGC atttgaAGGAGATTGCTGCTCTGATCGATACCAAGGAAGTCCGTCGTATTGCTCGTGCTGTGCGTCTCACCGTCGGACTACGACGGAAGCTCTCCGGTTCTGTGATCTCTTCTTTCCTTGATTTCGCTTTAGTTCCTGGATCCGAGGCTCACACTCGTCTCTCTTGTTTCGTTCCTAAG GGTGATGACATGGAAGTTGATACAGCATCATCATCCACATCccaagctcctcctcctcctcctcctcctactgaGCTCGAGATTTACTGCtacttcattcttcttctttttctcattgaTCAGAAAAAGTACAACGAG GCCAAAGTTTGCTCTTCAGCTAGCATTGCTCGCCTCAAAAACGTAAACAGGAGAACCGTTGATGTCATTGCTTCTAAATTGTATTTTTACTACTCGTTAAGTTATGAGCTAACAGATGATCTTGCTGCGATACGTAG TACTCTTCTTGCTCTACACCATTCGGCAACTCTGCGACATGACGAATTAGGCCAA GAAACACTTTTGAATTTGTTGCTTCGCAACTATCTACACTACAGTCTCTACGACCAAGCTGAGAAGCTTAGGTCAAAGGCACCTCGATTTGAGGCACACTCTAACCAACAG TTTTGTAGGTACCTGTTTTACTTGGGAAAGATCCAGACGATTCAACTAGAGTACACGGACGCAAAAGAGAGCCTTCTCCAGGCTGCTAGGAAAGCACCTATTGCATCTTTGGGATTCAGGATTCAGTGCAATAAGTGGGCTATTATAGTTCGACTGTTGTTGGGTGAAATTCCAGAACGTTCAATCTTCACTCAAAAGGGAATGGAGAAGCCTCTGAGGCCATACTTTGAGCTAACCAGT GCTGTGAGGATTGGTGACTTGGAGCTATTTGGGAACGTCCAAGAGaagttttcaaaaacatttgCGAAAGACAGAACTCACAACCTCATAGTTAGACTGCGACACAATGTGATCAGAACAGCACTGCGCAATATCAGCGTCTCTTACTCGAGTATCTCCCTTCAGGATGTGGCACAGAAACTAAGATTGGACTCAGTGGCTGATGCAGAAAGCATTGTGGCTAAAGCCATAAGAGATGGAGCAATCGAGGCAACTATTGACCACAAGAATGGTTTGATGGTCTCCAAGGAAACAGGAGACATCTACTCAACTAAGGAACCACAGACAGCTTTTAACTCCAGAATTGCGTTCTGTTTGAATATGCATAATGAAGCGGTTAGAGCTCTGAGGTACCCACCAAACACACACAAGGAGaaagaaaacgaagagaaaaggagagagaagaagcagcAAGAAGAGGAACTCGCCAAATACATGGCTGAGGAAGACGACGATTTCTAG